A region from the Gammaproteobacteria bacterium genome encodes:
- a CDS encoding chemotaxis response regulator protein-glutamate methylesterase, producing the protein MMTIKVLVVDDSAVVRKVVSEILDADPSIDVIAKASDPIFAMKHMEKAWPDVILLDIEMPRMDGITFLKKIMSERPTPVVICSSMTQQGADITMQALASGAVDIIAKPKVSLSTYFREERTLFLQAIKSAAQANIKQLKPNVIPIDRPVPAKHSVDTVIPPVALNTKVKTDCVVAIGTSTGGTQALEEILSSLPSMSPGIVIVQHMPEKFTRAFATRLNGLCEIEVKEAENLEVVTPGKALIAPGGKHMMLKRNGTRYFIEIIDGPLVNRHRPSVDVLFRSAAASAGKNALGIIMTGMGDDGAKGLLEMKNSGAHTLAQDKDSCVVYGMPKEAVNLGAVCESISLRRIPEAIVNYICKYKLG; encoded by the coding sequence CTGATGACCATTAAAGTACTGGTTGTGGATGATTCTGCTGTGGTTCGCAAGGTAGTATCTGAGATACTGGATGCAGACCCTTCCATTGATGTCATCGCCAAAGCTTCAGATCCTATATTTGCCATGAAACATATGGAAAAGGCGTGGCCCGACGTCATTTTGCTGGATATTGAAATGCCTCGAATGGACGGCATCACCTTCTTAAAAAAAATAATGTCAGAAAGGCCTACCCCGGTTGTCATATGCTCTTCAATGACACAACAAGGGGCAGACATAACAATGCAAGCCTTAGCATCCGGTGCCGTTGATATTATAGCAAAGCCCAAAGTATCTTTGAGTACTTACTTTCGTGAAGAACGAACCCTATTTTTACAGGCGATAAAATCTGCAGCACAAGCCAATATTAAACAATTAAAACCTAATGTAATACCTATAGATAGACCTGTACCTGCTAAGCATTCGGTTGATACCGTAATTCCACCAGTGGCACTAAATACCAAAGTAAAAACAGATTGCGTTGTCGCAATCGGAACCTCCACTGGCGGTACTCAAGCTCTGGAAGAGATTCTCAGCTCGTTGCCATCCATGTCACCCGGAATCGTTATTGTGCAACATATGCCGGAAAAATTTACTCGTGCGTTTGCTACTCGATTGAATGGTCTATGTGAAATAGAAGTGAAAGAAGCCGAGAACTTAGAAGTGGTGACACCCGGCAAGGCACTTATCGCACCCGGCGGAAAACACATGATGTTGAAACGCAACGGAACGCGATACTTTATCGAAATTATTGATGGTCCTTTGGTCAATCGCCACAGACCATCAGTTGACGTATTGTTTCGCTCCGCTGCCGCTAGTGCAGGAAAAAACGCCCTGGGTATTATTATGACCGGTATGGGTGATGATGGAGCAAAAGGACTGTTGGAAATGAAAAATAGTGGCGCCCACACTCTCGCACAAGACAAAGATTCCTGTGTTGTGTATGGAATGCCTAAAGAAGCGGTTAATCTGGGCGCGGTATGTGAGAGCATATCCTTACGGCGTATACCAGAGGCCATCGTTAACTATATTTGCAAATACAAACTAGGATAA
- a CDS encoding DUF5691 domain-containing protein, translating to MQIWQELIKVALLGTERQTDTGLQVLLKDENLGPLIRQIYPTGQIPQDGNREAAFLSTAALVGVYYHAGIKADQSDETIVPCPANTQPTVTTLSQNHLQQIIRDRDNLALLPEWLDAVERQSLRLPHLLLPRLLDLALRKKPLRRPILAVAGERGEWLAAQHPQWQELLQDMPSKQDGELKTTDWELGNTQDRRVYLRQLRKIDNKQAMQLLQDTWKQESAKDRVALLNCLEIALNKQDEAFLETCLQDKSKEVRLTAASLLAQLPDSQFSQRTLKRLKQWLQFTPNGKSKLNRTKKGSLAVELPEQWDNEWQKDGIIETAPKGKGQKAWWLEQSLALVPPGHWCHLWQLNPGEIADIIRKHEWEQPLQQGLYSAVLRHNDSEFAQVWLKQEPMDTELWKILVPDQREQVVLELLSGTSNAKALVEKLNLLEHLKYPWSLSFSKAVVDAWAGAFSGLNQRYYYISTLLNITALYLHLDSLEYFHTQLRKPLENEGLYQEPLQETLDTLLFRNTMLQEIINPTSKTH from the coding sequence ATGCAAATCTGGCAAGAGCTCATAAAAGTGGCCCTACTGGGTACCGAACGACAAACCGATACCGGGCTTCAGGTCCTGCTAAAGGATGAAAACCTTGGTCCTTTGATCCGACAGATTTACCCCACTGGTCAAATTCCGCAGGACGGTAACCGCGAAGCCGCATTTCTATCCACAGCAGCGCTGGTAGGTGTTTATTATCACGCAGGAATCAAGGCAGATCAAAGCGACGAAACTATTGTACCTTGCCCCGCTAATACTCAACCGACTGTTACAACACTGTCCCAAAACCACTTACAACAAATTATACGCGACCGTGACAATCTAGCCCTGTTACCGGAGTGGCTCGATGCCGTGGAACGGCAGTCTTTACGTTTACCCCATTTATTGCTACCCAGGCTTTTGGATTTAGCATTGCGCAAAAAACCCCTGCGCAGGCCCATACTTGCTGTGGCAGGAGAAAGGGGGGAGTGGCTCGCGGCACAGCACCCACAATGGCAGGAATTGTTACAGGACATGCCCTCTAAACAAGATGGAGAACTCAAAACAACTGATTGGGAATTGGGCAATACCCAGGATCGCCGTGTCTATTTACGACAACTGCGAAAAATCGACAATAAACAAGCAATGCAGCTCCTTCAAGACACCTGGAAGCAAGAGTCCGCCAAAGACCGTGTGGCACTTCTTAACTGCCTGGAAATCGCTTTGAATAAACAGGACGAAGCCTTTCTGGAGACCTGCTTGCAGGACAAAAGTAAAGAAGTTCGTCTTACAGCTGCGAGTTTGCTGGCACAATTACCGGATTCGCAATTTTCACAGCGGACCCTGAAGCGACTCAAACAATGGTTGCAGTTTACGCCAAATGGTAAAAGCAAACTTAATCGCACGAAAAAGGGCAGCTTAGCCGTGGAACTTCCGGAACAGTGGGACAACGAATGGCAGAAAGACGGGATTATTGAAACCGCACCGAAGGGAAAAGGCCAAAAAGCCTGGTGGTTAGAACAAAGTCTGGCCCTGGTGCCACCCGGACACTGGTGTCATTTGTGGCAACTCAATCCCGGAGAAATTGCGGACATTATTAGAAAGCACGAGTGGGAACAACCACTGCAACAGGGGCTGTATAGTGCCGTACTAAGACACAACGATTCTGAGTTTGCTCAAGTCTGGCTTAAACAGGAACCTATGGACACCGAGTTGTGGAAAATTCTCGTCCCCGACCAACGCGAGCAGGTGGTACTCGAGCTGCTTAGCGGCACCAGTAACGCCAAAGCATTGGTGGAAAAACTGAATTTACTGGAACACCTCAAGTATCCGTGGAGCTTGTCCTTCTCCAAAGCAGTGGTGGATGCATGGGCCGGCGCGTTCTCCGGGTTGAACCAGCGCTACTATTATATCAGTACCTTATTAAATATTACCGCTTTGTATTTGCATTTGGACAGCCTGGAGTACTTTCATACACAGCTGAGGAAACCGCTGGAAAATGAGGGTTTGTACCAGGAACCATTACAGGAAACACTGGATACTTTGTTGTTTCGAAACACCATGTTACAAGAAATTATTAATCCCACGTCAAAAACGCATTAA
- a CDS encoding chemotaxis protein CheW, producing MDNHRLYTDVKHSGESEVLERNTQYLLFLLGKEQFGVEILHIKEIIEYINVARVPMVPDYIRGVINLRGNVVPVIDLASRFHKSPETIGPRTCIVVVEIKQEDDKLDVGFIVDSVNEVLSVNPQDIKPAPAFGASISVKYIQGMGRVDQGFATLINIYEALNVDELSMLAFD from the coding sequence ATGGACAATCATAGGCTATACACTGATGTAAAACATTCCGGAGAATCAGAAGTATTGGAACGGAATACTCAGTATTTGTTATTTTTACTTGGAAAGGAACAGTTTGGAGTTGAAATACTGCATATCAAGGAAATAATCGAATACATAAACGTTGCACGTGTACCGATGGTTCCCGATTACATCAGGGGTGTGATTAATCTTCGCGGGAATGTGGTACCCGTCATTGATTTGGCATCTCGATTCCATAAGTCACCTGAGACCATTGGACCCAGAACCTGTATTGTTGTTGTCGAAATCAAGCAAGAAGATGACAAATTGGATGTTGGATTTATTGTAGATTCCGTGAATGAAGTTTTGTCAGTGAACCCCCAGGATATAAAACCGGCCCCGGCATTTGGGGCAAGCATTTCAGTAAAATATATTCAAGGAATGGGTAGAGTTGACCAGGGTTTCGCTACTTTGATTAACATCTATGAAGCGCTGAATGTCGACGAACTATCCATGTTGGCATTCGATTGA
- a CDS encoding chemotaxis protein CheW — translation MNQRNQANTTTIFQKKFLCFYLDDRKFAVPIEYIREIAEYSEITPIPMMPQFVWGALNLRGSVIPILDLSARIGLKHSTLGKRTCFLIVEVPAGNKTICTGLIADSVSEVTDINSDCTDPVPDFGGKFINEFIEGIGRVKNELVMLLNVDTIISMEDIREFYTGLNENVSDYSFSENLERKVS, via the coding sequence ATGAACCAGAGAAATCAAGCCAACACCACTACTATTTTCCAGAAAAAGTTTCTGTGTTTCTATCTGGACGATAGAAAGTTTGCAGTACCTATAGAATACATTCGGGAAATAGCAGAATATTCAGAAATCACCCCTATCCCCATGATGCCGCAATTTGTCTGGGGGGCCCTCAACCTAAGAGGCTCAGTTATCCCAATATTGGACTTGTCAGCCCGAATCGGGTTAAAACATTCTACATTAGGAAAACGCACCTGTTTTTTGATAGTTGAAGTTCCTGCGGGGAACAAGACTATCTGCACCGGGCTGATTGCAGATTCCGTGTCTGAAGTAACCGATATAAATAGTGACTGTACCGATCCGGTTCCCGATTTTGGAGGAAAATTTATTAATGAATTCATCGAAGGGATTGGCAGGGTAAAAAACGAACTGGTAATGCTGCTAAATGTTGACACTATTATATCGATGGAAGATATTCGTGAATTTTACACCGGCTTAAACGAAAATGTTTCGGACTACAGTTTCTCTGAGAACTTAGAACGCAAGGTGTCATGA
- a CDS encoding SWIM zinc finger family protein has protein sequence MPITWTSDQVTSMAPDTASVKAGQKLGRASKWQTLGKTEKALWGEFKGSGSKPYQTCIEMTGPAFKCSCPSRKFPCKHALGLAYVFAEESTAMGQAQAPDWVSDWLEKREQRATRKANPKQESPADEATLRRREKAKQKRSESREQKVATGLEDLSQWIQDQARHGLARQDDSGDHWRKMAARMVDAQAPGLSRWIQRGADLRYQVDHWQEPLLFQLAKMHLLINAYKNKELLCDNEKADVDSLLGYTHNKEELMNHPVTSDSWWVMSQVTELESQLQIQRTWLLGQNSSRYAMLLDFAVANQVLPIRPGVGQCFEGELIYYPGSWPLRAVLKEPDQLQSPLKQQTPNAPTAFISIDTALQQYTRALAEYPWLYAFPMALSQVVPYRRGDHWYIQDTQNRVLELQLLNSLGWTLLSISGGFPVDIFGEWDLGRFKPLTVYNHQEAHNLVGLQLEMMA, from the coding sequence ATGCCAATCACTTGGACATCTGATCAAGTCACCAGCATGGCTCCGGATACGGCTTCTGTAAAAGCCGGGCAGAAACTGGGGCGTGCCTCCAAATGGCAGACATTGGGGAAAACCGAAAAGGCCCTGTGGGGTGAATTCAAAGGTAGCGGTTCCAAACCCTATCAGACCTGTATAGAAATGACCGGTCCGGCTTTCAAATGTTCCTGCCCCAGCCGTAAATTTCCCTGTAAACACGCCTTGGGTCTGGCCTATGTGTTCGCTGAAGAATCCACTGCTATGGGACAGGCTCAAGCACCGGACTGGGTTAGCGATTGGCTGGAGAAAAGAGAACAGCGTGCAACTCGAAAAGCAAACCCAAAACAAGAGAGCCCCGCTGATGAGGCCACCTTAAGGCGCCGAGAAAAAGCCAAACAAAAACGCAGTGAATCCAGGGAACAAAAAGTCGCAACCGGATTAGAAGACCTCTCACAGTGGATACAGGACCAGGCGCGCCATGGTTTGGCCCGGCAAGATGATTCCGGTGATCACTGGCGAAAAATGGCAGCCCGTATGGTGGATGCCCAGGCGCCGGGATTGTCGCGCTGGATTCAAAGGGGGGCCGATCTACGTTATCAAGTGGATCATTGGCAAGAACCTTTATTGTTTCAGTTGGCAAAGATGCACTTACTTATCAACGCATATAAAAACAAGGAGCTGTTGTGCGACAATGAGAAAGCCGATGTGGATTCGCTCCTGGGTTATACTCATAACAAAGAGGAGTTGATGAACCACCCGGTAACTTCGGATAGCTGGTGGGTTATGAGCCAAGTCACTGAACTGGAATCCCAGTTGCAGATTCAGCGTACTTGGTTACTGGGTCAAAACAGCAGTCGCTATGCCATGCTGTTGGATTTCGCGGTAGCTAATCAGGTGTTGCCTATACGTCCCGGTGTTGGTCAATGTTTTGAAGGAGAGCTGATTTACTATCCGGGCAGTTGGCCCTTGAGAGCAGTGCTCAAAGAACCCGATCAATTACAATCTCCGCTAAAGCAGCAAACTCCGAATGCCCCGACTGCATTTATCTCAATCGACACCGCCTTACAACAATATACCCGGGCTTTGGCTGAATATCCCTGGTTATATGCCTTTCCCATGGCTTTATCTCAGGTGGTACCTTATCGACGTGGAGACCACTGGTATATACAAGACACACAAAACCGAGTGTTGGAATTGCAACTGCTTAACTCATTGGGTTGGACCTTATTGTCTATTAGTGGTGGTTTTCCCGTAGATATATTTGGGGAATGGGATTTAGGACGTTTCAAACCACTGACTGTATATAATCACCAGGAAGCACATAACCTTGTCGGTCTGCAATTGGAAATGATGGCTTAA
- a CDS encoding methyl-accepting chemotaxis protein, giving the protein METIEKSGSRLNLGTKVTLSFIAVCVISILTVSLVSYIVSANALQRTQFEKLTAIRDNTASALVDYVETIKNHIVSESKSLTIIEAAEEFSAAFRALDNSQSLSYSSETDQRLMNYYRNEFVPRLGQNSQQNILLDQYLPGTHRARYLQDLYLAGNPYPVGKKQLLVDAGDGSVYSSVHAKYHPIFVKYLAKFGYYDLFIIDSSTGDILYSVYKEIDFASSVGSNISRNSSLASVFSAVQSSFNSDLSKLSEFSPYHPSYDAPAAFVGTPIVRNGKNIGTLVFQIPTNKINDIMHYRDKGETIGLGHSGQSYIVANDFTLRSDPRPLHVNKSNYINRLTNYDPTIDANEIDRVGSAIGIQKVRTDATEAALRGNNKTEIIRGYLGNQVLSSYSPITIDEFKWAVLSEMDVDEAFADVYFLRYILIVGTLVVLAGTIAFATFFSRFSITRPLNDMVNAVNNLRRGEGDLTFRIPIQSNDEIGDTARAVNGFVEKIQMVLLDVNNYVELISGIANQVQSAAQFLNAGSTKQAVSVQETSASMEEMNASINQNAENAKQTESIAINASVEASESGEVVNDTVVAMRLIAEKISLIEDIAYKTNLLALNAAIEAARAGDHGKGFAVVADEVRKLAERSQQSAKEISSEASNSLKIADRAGLLLHQMVPNIQKTADLVMEISAASEEQATGVQQVSTAIEQLDDIAQSTAMASDQLAETANSLHNHASNLKTSIGYFKLGESTEELYIPDVVKIFGNHGTDAATSAIDLSDFEPFSDVKTGN; this is encoded by the coding sequence ATGGAAACAATTGAAAAAAGTGGATCCAGACTCAATCTTGGAACAAAAGTTACCCTGTCTTTTATAGCGGTGTGTGTTATCTCCATACTCACCGTATCTTTAGTCAGTTATATTGTATCCGCAAACGCATTGCAGCGTACACAATTTGAAAAATTAACTGCGATTAGGGACAACACCGCGTCAGCCCTGGTAGATTATGTGGAAACAATAAAAAATCACATTGTTTCTGAATCAAAAAGTCTGACGATCATTGAGGCTGCCGAGGAATTTTCGGCAGCGTTCCGTGCCTTGGATAATTCGCAATCTTTATCCTATTCCAGCGAAACAGACCAGCGACTAATGAACTATTATAGGAATGAATTTGTTCCCCGACTTGGGCAAAACAGTCAACAAAATATTCTCTTGGATCAATATCTACCCGGCACCCACAGGGCCAGATATCTTCAAGACTTGTACCTGGCCGGCAACCCATATCCGGTAGGCAAAAAGCAGTTATTGGTGGACGCCGGAGATGGCAGTGTTTACAGCAGTGTACATGCGAAATATCACCCAATCTTTGTAAAATACCTGGCGAAATTCGGATACTATGACTTGTTTATCATCGATTCATCAACCGGAGACATTTTGTATTCCGTATACAAAGAAATCGATTTTGCTTCCTCTGTAGGTTCAAATATAAGTAGAAACTCCAGTCTGGCTTCTGTATTTTCTGCCGTGCAATCTTCTTTCAACTCTGATTTGTCGAAATTATCAGAGTTTTCTCCATATCATCCTTCCTATGATGCACCTGCTGCTTTTGTTGGAACTCCCATAGTCAGAAACGGAAAAAACATTGGTACATTGGTGTTTCAGATACCAACCAACAAAATTAACGACATAATGCACTATCGTGACAAAGGGGAAACCATCGGGCTTGGCCATAGTGGACAATCCTATATAGTCGCAAATGATTTCACCCTTAGGAGCGATCCCAGGCCCTTACATGTAAACAAATCCAACTACATAAATAGACTAACGAATTATGACCCGACAATTGACGCTAATGAAATAGACCGCGTAGGCAGTGCAATTGGTATACAAAAAGTACGTACCGATGCTACCGAAGCGGCGCTTCGGGGTAACAACAAAACGGAAATAATTCGAGGATACTTAGGTAATCAGGTTTTGTCGTCCTATAGCCCGATAACTATTGATGAATTCAAATGGGCGGTATTGAGTGAAATGGACGTGGACGAAGCCTTCGCTGACGTATATTTTCTCAGGTACATCCTTATCGTTGGTACACTGGTTGTTCTGGCCGGGACCATCGCATTTGCCACTTTCTTCAGCCGGTTTAGCATAACGAGACCGCTAAATGATATGGTTAACGCGGTCAATAATTTAAGGCGTGGAGAAGGCGATCTAACTTTTCGTATTCCCATACAAAGTAATGACGAAATAGGTGATACGGCGCGCGCTGTAAACGGATTTGTTGAAAAAATCCAAATGGTATTGTTAGACGTCAATAACTATGTGGAGTTGATTAGCGGTATCGCCAATCAGGTTCAATCGGCTGCCCAGTTTCTCAATGCAGGATCAACAAAACAAGCGGTTAGCGTTCAGGAGACCAGCGCATCCATGGAAGAGATGAACGCATCGATCAACCAAAATGCAGAAAACGCCAAACAAACGGAATCTATAGCCATTAATGCATCCGTGGAGGCATCTGAAAGTGGTGAGGTGGTTAACGACACCGTTGTCGCCATGCGGCTTATCGCTGAAAAAATATCGCTAATAGAAGATATCGCTTATAAAACCAACCTCTTAGCCCTGAACGCAGCAATAGAAGCGGCTAGAGCCGGAGATCATGGAAAGGGGTTTGCGGTGGTTGCAGACGAGGTTAGAAAATTGGCTGAACGAAGTCAACAGTCCGCAAAGGAAATAAGTAGCGAAGCGTCAAACAGCTTAAAAATAGCGGATCGCGCCGGACTGCTGTTACATCAAATGGTACCCAATATTCAAAAAACAGCGGATCTTGTCATGGAAATCAGTGCTGCGTCAGAAGAACAGGCCACTGGGGTACAACAAGTCAGCACTGCCATAGAACAACTTGACGATATTGCACAAAGTACGGCTATGGCGTCAGACCAACTCGCGGAAACAGCCAATTCCTTGCATAATCACGCCTCGAATTTAAAAACATCTATCGGATATTTTAAATTAGGGGAAAGCACCGAAGAATTATACATACCGGATGTGGTGAAAATATTTGGTAATCACGGAACCGATGCGGCAACTTCGGCGATTGATCTGAGTGACTTTGAGCCATTCAGTGATGTCAAAACCGGCAACTAA
- a CDS encoding EAL domain-containing protein, protein MIPQAKTDDASLKVYLARQPIVDRNCRIVGYELVFRNSIHKNKAEFDDPKIATLQVMANVFLNMGYANVLGNKMAFINFDEHLLKSDLVEILPHDKVVLEILETVTPGSELLDSLTHLREKNYKFALDDYIYTTESAKLVEFADIIKIDVQMHDDASLVEHVGFAKRANKTLLAEKVENVEQYELLMALGFNLFQGYFFGKPKIMSQTDIPGNELAILNVMNQIMSDTESSDLAQSITHDVPLSFKLLKLVNSAGLRRSKEITTISGAINLLGREQLYRWLAILLFTSNEQNNKWSRTLLNSAVYRGRLMELLGKQNNFKHSNELFLLGTFSYLDALLGNDMPRILHDLVVPEPIREALLNQRGPYWHYLDVARKLESGDTDDVLGLSNEQLQRAQWEANSFAESLSSL, encoded by the coding sequence ATGATTCCACAAGCAAAAACAGACGATGCGTCACTAAAAGTATACCTTGCCAGACAACCCATCGTTGATCGCAATTGTCGTATAGTAGGGTACGAACTGGTATTTCGTAACAGCATACATAAAAACAAGGCGGAATTTGATGATCCTAAGATAGCAACACTTCAAGTCATGGCAAATGTATTTCTCAATATGGGATACGCAAATGTATTGGGAAACAAAATGGCGTTTATTAATTTTGATGAACATTTATTGAAAAGCGATCTCGTGGAGATTTTGCCACACGATAAAGTGGTATTGGAAATATTGGAGACTGTGACACCGGGAAGTGAGCTGTTAGACAGCTTAACACATCTGAGAGAAAAAAATTACAAATTTGCATTGGACGATTACATTTACACTACCGAAAGCGCTAAGTTGGTGGAATTTGCGGATATAATAAAAATTGACGTGCAAATGCATGACGATGCATCTTTAGTAGAACACGTTGGATTTGCCAAGAGGGCCAATAAAACATTGTTGGCTGAAAAAGTAGAAAACGTGGAACAATATGAATTGCTGATGGCACTGGGATTTAATTTGTTCCAAGGGTATTTTTTTGGTAAACCCAAAATCATGTCGCAAACTGACATTCCCGGCAACGAACTGGCTATTCTTAACGTCATGAATCAAATTATGTCGGATACTGAAAGTAGCGACTTAGCTCAAAGCATAACCCATGACGTACCTTTATCATTCAAGCTACTTAAACTAGTAAACTCGGCAGGCCTACGCCGCAGCAAGGAAATCACCACTATAAGCGGCGCTATCAATTTATTGGGAAGAGAGCAACTTTACAGATGGTTAGCCATATTGTTGTTCACCTCCAACGAGCAAAATAACAAGTGGTCGAGAACGTTGTTGAACTCTGCTGTGTATCGAGGACGTTTAATGGAACTGCTTGGGAAACAAAACAATTTTAAACATTCCAACGAATTGTTTCTATTGGGTACGTTTTCCTATTTGGATGCGTTGCTGGGAAATGATATGCCACGGATTTTGCACGATCTCGTGGTGCCCGAGCCCATTCGGGAAGCTTTGTTAAACCAAAGGGGACCCTATTGGCACTACCTTGATGTCGCAAGAAAATTGGAATCCGGTGATACCGACGATGTACTGGGTCTAAGTAACGAGCAACTGCAACGGGCTCAATGGGAAGCCAATAGTTTTGCTGAGTCATTAAGCAGCTTGTAA
- a CDS encoding AAA family ATPase, protein MEALSAADDQARPPNWSLSPGAVRTYILGGKLNNGMEISAKYIGNPRLIEIAISTLATDRALLLYGLPGTAKSWVSEHLAAAICGSSTFIVQGTAGVGEEAFRYNWNYAKLIAEGPSESALVPSPIMHAISEGKIARVEELTRVPADVQDTLITILSEKTLPIPELNTERQARKGFNIIATANNRDKGVNDLSSALKRRFNTVILPVPSSIEEEVQIVEQRVEKLGRALELPAEKPALEEIRRVVIMFRELRDGVTWDGKIKVKSPSGTLSTAEAISVVGSGLALAAHFGDGSLTATDMASSLVGAVVKDPVQDSVVWKEYMETVIKERKDWKDLYRACREII, encoded by the coding sequence ATGGAAGCCTTGTCTGCGGCAGATGACCAAGCCCGGCCCCCCAATTGGTCCTTATCGCCCGGTGCGGTACGAACCTATATTCTCGGTGGAAAACTGAACAATGGCATGGAAATCAGCGCAAAGTATATCGGTAATCCACGATTAATCGAAATTGCTATTTCAACGTTGGCCACTGATCGAGCTTTGTTGCTGTACGGTTTACCTGGTACGGCGAAATCCTGGGTATCGGAACATCTGGCGGCTGCAATTTGCGGATCGTCCACTTTTATCGTTCAGGGCACCGCCGGGGTAGGGGAGGAAGCGTTTCGTTACAATTGGAACTACGCCAAGCTCATTGCCGAAGGTCCCAGTGAATCGGCTTTAGTGCCCAGTCCTATTATGCACGCCATCAGTGAAGGTAAGATTGCCCGTGTGGAAGAATTAACCCGAGTACCTGCAGATGTGCAGGACACATTGATTACAATCTTATCCGAAAAAACATTACCGATACCTGAACTCAACACCGAACGCCAGGCTAGAAAAGGGTTCAATATTATAGCCACCGCCAATAACCGCGACAAGGGCGTAAATGATTTATCCAGCGCTTTAAAACGGCGTTTCAATACCGTGATTTTACCTGTGCCTTCGTCTATAGAAGAAGAAGTGCAAATTGTGGAACAGCGTGTAGAAAAACTGGGTAGAGCGTTGGAGTTACCCGCTGAAAAACCCGCACTGGAGGAAATCCGCCGCGTGGTGATTATGTTCCGCGAATTGCGTGATGGGGTTACCTGGGATGGCAAGATCAAAGTGAAAAGCCCGTCCGGCACCTTAAGTACAGCGGAAGCAATTTCGGTCGTTGGCAGTGGGCTGGCATTGGCGGCTCACTTTGGCGACGGTTCCTTAACCGCCACCGATATGGCATCCAGCCTGGTTGGGGCCGTTGTCAAAGACCCGGTACAAGATTCCGTCGTATGGAAAGAATATATGGAAACCG
- a CDS encoding protein-glutamate O-methyltransferase CheR, whose amino-acid sequence MTTSDSNSYTAHPMNEKEYCFFKEFIGKQVGIALAENKQAMVSGRLNKRLNQLQMNSYSDYIKYLKQGHASEEQVVIDLLTTNETCFFREPKHFEVLETSVLPGLKRHPRVRVWSAACSSGEEAYSLAMLLDSVFNDTRWEILASDVSRQMLETAERGLYPLDNNQRIPKHYLQRYCLKGVRSQSGQLLMDKDRLSNMTFRTINLTKPLPDIGKFHIIFLRNVLIYFAEETRVRVIHQLEKHLIEGGYFVVGHSESLHGISKSLKPLIPSIYQNGRGY is encoded by the coding sequence ATGACTACCAGCGATTCCAATAGCTATACCGCACATCCAATGAACGAAAAGGAGTATTGTTTCTTCAAGGAATTCATTGGGAAACAGGTAGGTATTGCACTGGCGGAAAACAAACAAGCTATGGTGTCCGGAAGGCTAAACAAGCGTCTAAATCAACTTCAAATGAACAGCTATTCAGATTATATCAAATACCTAAAACAGGGACATGCCAGTGAAGAGCAGGTTGTTATAGATTTGTTAACCACCAATGAAACCTGTTTTTTTCGGGAACCAAAGCATTTTGAAGTTCTGGAAACCAGTGTTCTACCTGGACTTAAACGGCATCCAAGGGTTAGAGTATGGAGCGCCGCCTGTTCCAGCGGTGAAGAAGCATATTCATTGGCTATGTTATTGGATAGCGTATTCAACGATACGCGTTGGGAAATTCTGGCCTCTGATGTCAGTCGACAGATGCTGGAAACAGCCGAGAGAGGGTTGTATCCGCTGGATAACAATCAACGAATCCCAAAGCACTACTTGCAAAGGTATTGCCTAAAAGGTGTTCGGTCTCAATCGGGTCAACTACTTATGGATAAAGACCGATTATCCAATATGACATTTAGAACTATTAACCTAACCAAACCTTTACCGGACATAGGTAAGTTCCACATCATTTTCCTGCGTAATGTCTTGATATATTTCGCTGAGGAAACACGAGTGAGAGTGATACATCAACTTGAGAAACATCTGATTGAAGGCGGATATTTTGTCGTAGGACATTCAGAATCCTTACATGGGATTAGTAAATCACTAAAGCCACTGATTCCATCCATATATCAAAATGGACGGGGATACTGA